The DNA sequence GGAGAAACAGCGATCCGTATGAGGAAATAGCTATTATAATAAGCAAAGTAGCAGTGTAGAAAAGGAACCCGATGGCCTTAGGGATGTTCATTTTGCACCCACTGAGAGCAATATTGCATGGTTTATAATGTCCATGCAATCCAGGGCACGAAATAATAGTTCCAAAGATGCGTATTATACAATATTTGAGTACTGTTTCATGATTTTGGTCAGCTAAAGCATACAGACATGGAGTGGAGGGACCACTGTACACAGCTTATAAATTTGAAATGTTCATCGCATCTCTTGTGCTCGTAATCACTGTCTAGGAAGAAGACGAGTTTATGAAAGAGATTATCAACGAAGTGCATAGTTCCATGGCCATGGAATTGTTTTGCCCCAATGTATAACCTATTTCAGGGATCTGAGTATCCTATTCCACCTGGTTCCTGTAGAATTTCTTCAGTTCCGTTACTTCAAAAATTATGTGTGACTAACAATACTGCTGATCATTTCCGGAATCTTTAACTCAGATTTCGAAACCGCCTTGTTGGTAATGGGTGTCTATACCCTTGCCAATCCAAGGACTGAAAGGGGAACATTGACCACTGGATCGGACAATATTAAATGTGATTTCATCCTTGGGACTAATATTCATGGACTCTCGTTTTCCCATCGTTACTCCATGAAGTTCAATCAATGCGCATGAATTTGAATTGTTTAATATCAACAACTTTTCGCTGGGGCGGCAAAAATTTGAGTCTTTATGGTTTGAGAATCGTTGCGCAATAGTTAGGGATCCAATAAATCGACAAAGAATTGATAATGCCCGGTTAACGAAAAATTATTAAGCGTCCAGAAGTTTAATGGTTGGGTTTAAGATGTCTATAGCTTTTGTTCTGATCAGCACCGTTCCGGGAAAGGAGCATGAGGTTTACAACAAGATATCGAAAATAAACTACGTTGTTGAAATTCACCCTCTTTTCGGGGAATACGACCTCATAGTGAAGATCGATGCCAAGGACTATAGCGAACTTGGTAAAATTGTGGTGGACCAGATAAGAACTATAGAGGGCGTTATAGATACTAAAACTCTAACGGGAATCAAACTTTGAGGTGAATGATTGAGTAGTCTAATTCTTAATTGGCAGAGTTTTATATTGGTGATGTTCGGCCTGATGGCAGTAGCACTTTTTGTGCTCGGCGTACTTACAGCTTACTTCGGTAGCGGCAAGAGCAGAACTGTGGGTGCTATACTACTGGTGCTTGGCATAGTTGTGGCTTTACTCGACATATTTGTAATAGACCATATGTATTTCAAGCTGGATTTCATAAACGAGATCGTGTATCCGGCAGTTTTCTACATAGTTGCTGCAGCTGTAGGTGCCGTGATAGGACTTCTAATATTCCTTGGCGCCATAATGAAAACTTAATTTTTACAACATATTTTAATCCCCTTTGCATTTTCCATCTGACATGAATTTTAATTCTCAAGAATTTGTAGAGACAGTTAAAAAACAGATAATGAATGAACTTGCTGGCAAGGGTATACTGGCGTGTTCTGGAGGGCAGGACAGCACCCTACTGGCTGTCATTGCCAATGAAGCTGCCGGTGACAGGATATTATCGGTTTTCATAGACACCGGACTTCTTCGAGAAGGCGAGGTTGACAGCGTCAGGAAGACCTTTTCCAGTTTTTCGATAAATTTTAAGGTTATAGATGCCTCAGAGGAATTCATATCCGCCCTCCGTGGAGTGACTGATCCGGAGCAGAAGAGAAAAATAGTCGGAAACAAGTTCATAGAGATATTTGAACGCGTCGCGGCTGATTATGGCGCCAATACCCTGCTCCAGGGCACAATAGCTCCAGACTGGATAGAGAGTGGAGGGAAGATAAGGGATGTTATCAAGAGCCACCATAACGTAGGAGGACTACCGGAAAAGATGAAACTTAAGCTGCTTGAGCCACTGCGTGATCTTTACAAGGATGAGATCAGGGAAGTTTCAAGGTACCTGAACATACCCAGAATCATTCAGCCATTTCCTGGCCCCGGCCTCAGCGTACGCATAATTGGCGAAGTCACGAGGGAGAGGCTGGACCTTCTCAGGAAAGCAACAAGCATAGTCGAAACTTCCATTGAAAAATGGTATGCAGGAAGTGAGGAACTCCCATGGCAATTCTTTGCAGTTCTGCTCCCGGTGAGGACAACCGGAATACACGGAGACAAGAGGTCCTATGGATACACTGTGGCAATAAGGGCCATAGACACCATGGATGCGATGTCCGGAACCTTTTCGAGGCTTCCATTTGACCTCCTTGACAATATGTCGACCTCCATAACAAATGAGATAAAAGAGATAAACAGGGTGGTGTATGACGTTACAAACAAGCCCCCCGGAACAATAGAATGGGAGTAACCCCTGTCGTAATTTGATGGAGGCACATGATAGACTATGTTGATTGTGAAGAATGCTGCTAGCCTTGATTTTTCCTTTGTTCCTGGAAAATTACCTGCAAGGGAAGCGGAACTGGATATACTCAGGAACATTATCATGGAACCTCTTAAGAGTGGCGTTTCCTCGACAATTATAATCTACGGTCCGTCAGGAACCGGAAAGACTGTGACTGCCAAGTATCTCCTCAGGAGCGACCCTAAAATAATCACTGTATATGAAAATGCCCTCTCGTTCGGCAGCCTGAAATCCCTTCTTGTTGACGTCC is a window from the Thermoplasmatales archaeon genome containing:
- a CDS encoding putative HTH-type transcriptional regulator, which translates into the protein MSIAFVLISTVPGKEHEVYNKISKINYVVEIHPLFGEYDLIVKIDAKDYSELGKIVVDQIRTIEGVIDTKTLTGIKL
- the guaAB gene encoding GMP synthase [glutamine-hydrolyzing] subunit B, encoding MNFNSQEFVETVKKQIMNELAGKGILACSGGQDSTLLAVIANEAAGDRILSVFIDTGLLREGEVDSVRKTFSSFSINFKVIDASEEFISALRGVTDPEQKRKIVGNKFIEIFERVAADYGANTLLQGTIAPDWIESGGKIRDVIKSHHNVGGLPEKMKLKLLEPLRDLYKDEIREVSRYLNIPRIIQPFPGPGLSVRIIGEVTRERLDLLRKATSIVETSIEKWYAGSEELPWQFFAVLLPVRTTGIHGDKRSYGYTVAIRAIDTMDAMSGTFSRLPFDLLDNMSTSITNEIKEINRVVYDVTNKPPGTIEWE